Proteins found in one Drosophila busckii strain San Diego stock center, stock number 13000-0081.31 chromosome 2R, ASM1175060v1, whole genome shotgun sequence genomic segment:
- the LOC108595301 gene encoding CDK-activating kinase assembly factor MAT1 — protein sequence MEEQACPRCKTTKYRNPSLKLMVNVCGHTLCESCVDMLFLKGSGACPECMVPLRRNNFRVQLFEDPMVEKEVDIRRRILRDYNKREEDFATLEEFNDYLEEIEDIVYNLCNNIEIIETNKRIEAYKRDNREVIQRNKTRVGRDEYALEELLELEKAQEEARKKELDELETEHKKKKARDKQALIEELMYSGKDAAQIVTEFAEKAEKQREEEKQLPPPKNMNEFSTGIKFGQTTDPTLLPAPLSEEGPLFVYEPLIPYIDGPTPPEASDIKSMGYITHMRQETPQENAGGFTAALACQRALQEALQCLYYTPNTGLGAAL from the coding sequence ATGGAGGAGCAGGCCTGTCCACGATGCAAGACCACAAAGTATCGCAATCCTTCGTTAAAGTTGATGGTCAACGTTTGCGGACATACGCTTTGCGAATCATGTGTGGACATGTTGTTTTTAAAGGGCTCCGGAGCCTGTCCGGAGTGTATGGTGCCGCTCCGACGAAACAACTTTCGAGTCCAGCTCTTTGAAGATCCGATGGTGGAAAAGGAAGTGGATATAAGGCGTCGCATACTGCGCGACTATAACAAACGTGAGGAGGACTTTGCCACGCTGGAGGAGTTCAACGATTACTTGGAGGAGATTGAAGATATTGTATACAATCTGTGCAACAACATTGAAATTATAGAGACCAACAAGCGCATTGAGGCCTATAAGCGCGATAATCGTGAGGTAATACAACGTAATAAGACGCGTGTGGGTCGCGATGAGTACGCCTTGGAAGAGCTGCTTGAACTAGAGAAAGCACAAGAAGAAGCGCGCAAGAAGGAACTCGACGAGCTAGAGACGGaacacaaaaagaagaagGCACGCGATAAGCAGGCGCTCATTGAGGAGCTCATGTACAGCGGCAAAGATGCTGCTCAGATTGTTACAGAGTTTGCCGAGAAAGCCGAAAAGCAACGGGAGGAAGAGAAACAATTGCCGCCACCGAAAAACATGAATGAATTCTCCACAGGCATCAAATTTGGTCAAACCACAGATCCAACCCTACTGCCAGCGCCACTGTCAGAAGAGGGTCCGCTCTTTGTTTACGAACCACTCATACCTTACATTGATGGTCCCACACCACCGGAAGCCAGCGACATTAAAAGCATGGGCTACATCACACACATGCGCCAGGAGACGCCGCAAGAGAATGCGGGCGGTTTTACAGCCGCCCTAGCCTGTCAGCGTGCTCTGCAGGAGGCACTGCAATGTCTTTATTATACGCCAAATACTGGCTTGGGTGCAGCACTATAA
- the LOC108597029 gene encoding ubiquitin-conjugating enzyme E2 W isoform X1, which yields MLKLFKKSKDKIPKSEIISEPKEPKTPPVSKCGKSLLLDNSRWERRLHKELMSLIKEPPPGVTVDTESVQQNLSEWKINIKGFEGTLYEGEDFQLLFKFNNKYPFDSPEVTFIGTNIPVHPHVYSNGHICLSILTEDWSPALSVQSVCLSIASMLSSCREKKRPPDNTLYVKTCNKNPKKTKWWYHDDSV from the exons ATGTTGAAGCTGTTTAAGAAATCTAAAGATAAAATACCCAAATCGGAGATTATCAGCGAACCCAAAGAACCCAAAACACCGCCAGTCTCCAAATGTGgcaagtcgctgctgctggacaatTCGCGCTGGGAG cGTCGCCTGCATAAAGAGCTTATGTCCCTGATCAAGGAGCCCCCACCAGGCGTGACCGTTGACACTGAAAGcgtacaacaaaatttatcCGA GTggaaaataaacataaaaggcTTCGAGGGCACGCTTTACGAAGGCGAAGACTTCCAGCTGCTGttcaaattcaacaacaaatatcCATTCGATTCCCCAGAG GTTACCTTCATTGGTACCAACATACCAGTGCATCCACATGTCTACAGCAATGGCCACATCTGCTTGTCCATATTGACCGAAGACTGGTCGCCAGCGCTGTCCGTGCAATCTGTGTGCCTTAGCATAGCTTCCATGTTGAGCAGCTGTCGCGAGAAGAAGCGACCGCCAGATAATACGCTCTATGTGAAAACTTGCAATAAGAATCCCAAAAAGACTAAATGGTGGTACCACG ATGATTCTGTTTAG
- the LOC108597029 gene encoding ubiquitin-conjugating enzyme E2 W isoform X2 encodes MSSMSPSERRLHKELMSLIKEPPPGVTVDTESVQQNLSEWKINIKGFEGTLYEGEDFQLLFKFNNKYPFDSPEVTFIGTNIPVHPHVYSNGHICLSILTEDWSPALSVQSVCLSIASMLSSCREKKRPPDNTLYVKTCNKNPKKTKWWYHDDSV; translated from the exons ATGTCATCAATGTCGCCCAGTGAG cGTCGCCTGCATAAAGAGCTTATGTCCCTGATCAAGGAGCCCCCACCAGGCGTGACCGTTGACACTGAAAGcgtacaacaaaatttatcCGA GTggaaaataaacataaaaggcTTCGAGGGCACGCTTTACGAAGGCGAAGACTTCCAGCTGCTGttcaaattcaacaacaaatatcCATTCGATTCCCCAGAG GTTACCTTCATTGGTACCAACATACCAGTGCATCCACATGTCTACAGCAATGGCCACATCTGCTTGTCCATATTGACCGAAGACTGGTCGCCAGCGCTGTCCGTGCAATCTGTGTGCCTTAGCATAGCTTCCATGTTGAGCAGCTGTCGCGAGAAGAAGCGACCGCCAGATAATACGCTCTATGTGAAAACTTGCAATAAGAATCCCAAAAAGACTAAATGGTGGTACCACG ATGATTCTGTTTAG
- the LOC108597028 gene encoding D-aspartate oxidase — translation MHFGVLGSGIIGLTSALELQKEFPTAQVSIIADRFNEDTVSYVAAGIFRPGTSFMGPTKGITQQWMTDAFNYWDEIRRSKESALAGVCQLSGYIYSRTTPSVVRNHFIEQLLPVYRRATEEELKLCEGGWKYGSFFTTCLTESRLFLPYATEKFLKNGGQVVRQHVSNFFDVPKDFDVLLNCTGMGAKELCNDQQLVPLRGQVLKVRAPWIKTAFYGDLDTYILPGFETVTIGGCRQYDSYNTEWCKYDSMSIKERCYNMLPSLKKAEIVRECVGLRPHRAVVRVEPELITNPSGRRLKIVHNYGHGGYGVTTAPGTAKYAVKVVRDMLAGNSKL, via the exons ATGCATTTCGGCGTGTTGGGCAGTGGAATAATTGGACTGACGTCCGCGTTGGAGCTGCAGAAGGAGTTTCCAACAGCTCAGGTCTCGATCATAGCAGACCGCTTCAATGAGGATACCGTAAGCTATGTAGCTGCCGGCATCTTTCGCCCTGGCACAAGCTTCATGGGTCCCACTAAAGGGATTACGCA ACAATGGATGACAGACGCTTTCAATTACTGGGACGAAATACGACGATCCAAGGAATCGGCACTGGCTGGCGTTTGTCAATTGTCCGGTTACATATATTCACGCACCACACCTTCTGTAGTCCGG AACCACTTCATCGAACAGCTGTTGCCCGTTTATCGCCGTGCCACGGAGGAAGAATTGAAACTGTGTGAGGGCGGCTGGAAATACGGATCTTTCTTTACAACATGCCTCACCGAAAGCCGCCTGTTTTTGCCCTATGCCACCGAAAA attccTAAAAAATGGTGGTCAAGTGGTGCGCCAGCATGTTAGCAACTTCTTTGATGTGCCAAAAGACTTTGATGTGCTGCTGAACTGCACGGGTATGGGCGCCAAAGAGCTGTGTAACGATCAGCAGCTGGTGCCGCTACGTGGACAGGTACTGAAGGTGCGCGCTCCTTGGATTAAGACGGCATTCTATGGCGATCTGGATACGTATATTTTACCCGGCTTCGAGACTGTTACGATAGGCGGCTGCAGACAATATGATAGCTACAACACCGAGTGGTGTAAGTACGACAGCATGTCCATAAAGGAACGTTGCTACAACATGCTGCCTAGCTTGAAGAAGGCGGAAATTGTTCGTGAATGTGTTGGATTGCGTCCACATCGTGCTGTAGTCCGTGTGGAGCCAGAACTCATAACAAACCCATCGGGCCGTCGCCTTAAGATCGTTCACAACTATGGACACGGTGGCTATGGCGTTACTACAGCCCCAGGCACGGCCAAATACGCAGTGAAAGTTGTGCGTGATATGCTTGCTGGCAATAGCAAACTGTAG
- the LOC108597017 gene encoding uncharacterized protein LOC108597017 produces MFDTTLALFVSWLAQALCLLLTQAWQHPIISTGLCLLLGLYTQADEQVRQQCMDQLRARWQRFNFCAWLPGKVAPSQANYYDYGMQQGPHTWLHVGPNQSPVNIDEQATERLAIRELLNWNHYDELPLSITLENTGQTLLLRAQFRANAPTLSGADLLANYTFMELSFHWGWSNSEGSEHTINHRKYPLEMQVLHRTGAAVPRSSTSSYDLLMVAYVFELSAHNPFLDPLMQNLKLVQQPGKRVQIAPFPLSYLVYPFRTGFYSYGGSLTQPPCYQGTEWFIFPESLAISDFQLRHFRQLLSGDGITPITRNSRPVQSLGNRIINLNYFCPYDATQLARMRLELLQQQELEEQEAQAVQIEQQQQQQQQLKQQQQQQQQQQQPEQLELKSISSDDEGQLIETLDTTTTITTNSNTSVCTTVLKRESLQQQQQQPLPPYCPNSIIFFSSNNFGNTSNSNGSEGGDTNMMEKCSGHGHGHYQLEQTEADVMMTLSNGVGICGMGDGFNVGVGVGVGVGVATGIPLME; encoded by the coding sequence atgtttgaTACGACTTTGGCGCTATTTGTTAGCTGGCTGGCCCAAGCGCTCTGTCTGCTGCTCACTCAAGCCTGGCAGCATCCCATTATATCTACAGGactgtgcctgctgctgggTCTCTATACACAGGCAGATGAGCAAGTGCGTCAGCAGTGCATGGATCAGTTGCGTgcgcgctggcagcgctttaATTTCTGCGCTTGGCTGCCCGGCAAAGTTGCGCCCAGCCAGGCCAATTATTATGACTATGGCATGCAGCAGGGACCGCACACTTGGCTGCATGTGGGCCCCAATCAGAGCCCCGTCAACATCGATGAGCAGGCCACCGAACGCTTGGCCATACGCGAGCTGCTCAACTGGAATCACTATGACGAGCTGCCGCTGAGCATAACGCTGGAGAACACTGgccaaacgctgctgctgcgcgctcAGTTTCGCGCCAATGCGCCCACGCTTAGCGGCGCCGATCTGCTGGCCAACTATACGTTCATGGAGCTAAGCTTCCACTGGGGCTGGTCGAACAGCGAGGGCTCCGAGCATACGATCAATCATCGCAAGTATCCGCTGGAGATGCAGGTGCTCCATCGCACTGGCGCCGCCGTGCCgcgcagcagcaccagcagctaTGATCTGCTAATGGTGGCCTATGTGTTTGAGCTGTCGGCGCATAATCCGTTCTTGGATCCGCTCATGCAGAATCTAAAACTGGTGCAGCAGCCCGGCAAGCGCGTGCAGATTGCTCCGTTTCCACTTTCGTATCTGGTGTATCCGTTCCGCACGGGATTTTACAGCTACGGCGGATCGCTCACGCAGCCGCCTTGCTATCAGGGCACTGAGTGGTTCATCTTTCCCGAGTCGCTGGCCATTAGCGACTTTCAGCTGCGTCACTTCAGGCAGCTGCTGAGCGGCGACGGCATCACGCCCATCACACGCAATTCGCGTCCCGTTCAGTCACTGGGCAATcgcattataaatttgaacTACTTCTGTCCGTATGATGCCACTCAGCTGGCGCGTATGCGCCTAGAGCTATTGCAGCAACAGGAGCTGGAGGAGCAGGAGGCGCAGGCAGTGCAGatcgaacagcagcagcagcaacagcagcaactcaagcagcagcagcagcaacaacagcaacagcagcaaccagagCAATTGGAATTGAAGTCCATTAGCTCGGACGATGAGGGGCAGCTAATAGAGACACTggacaccaccaccaccattACAACCAACTCTAACACCAGCGTTTGCACCACAGTGCTGAAGCGAGaatcgctgcagcagcaacagcagcagccgttgcCGCCTTACTGTCCTAACTCGATTATCTttttcagcagcaacaattttggcaacacaagcaacagcaatggcagcgAAGGCGGCGACACGAATATGATGGAGAAATGCAGTGGCCATGGTCATGGACACTATCAGCTGGAGCAGACCGAGGCGGATGTTATGATGACGCTGAGCAATGGTGTCGGCATCTGTGGCATGGGCGATGGCTTCAATGTAGGCGTGGGTGTGGGCGTCGGCGTCGGTGTAGCCACCGGCATACCGTTAATGGAGTAA
- the LOC108597018 gene encoding ras-related protein Rab-3 translates to MAGGGDPKWQKDAADQNFDYMFKLLIIGNSSVGKTSFLFRYADDSFTSAFVSTVGIDFKVKTVFRHDKRVKLQIWDTAGQERYRTITTAYYRGAMGFILMYDVTNEDSFNSVQDWVTQIKTYSWDNAQVILVGNKCDMEDQRVISFERGRQLADQLGVEFFETSAKENVNVKAVFERLVDIICDKMSESLDADPTLVGGSQKGQRLTDQTQGTPNANCNC, encoded by the exons ATGGCTGGCGGTGGTGATCCCAAATGGCAAAAGGATGCAGCTGATCAGAACTTTGACTACATGTTCAAGCTGCTCATCATTGGCAACTCCAGTGTGGGCAAGACGAGTTTTCTCTTTCGCTATGCGGACGACAGCTTCACATCGGCCTTTGTCTCCACTGTGGGCATTGACTTTAAAGTGAAGACCGTCTTTCGACATGACAAGCGCGTCAAGCTGCAAATTTGG GATACGGCTGGTCAGGAGCGTTACCGCACCATAACCACAGCCTACTACCGCGGCGCCATGGGCTTCATTCTGATGTATGATGTCACCAACGAGGACAGCTTTAACTCTGTGCAGGACTG GGTTACACAAATCAAGACGTACTCATGGGACAATGCCCAGGTGATACTGGTGGGCAACAAGTGCGATATGGAGGATCAGCGTGTGATTAGCTTTGAGCGTGGACGCCAGTTGGCCGACCAGCTGGGCGTGGAGTTCTTTGAGACCTCAGCCAAGGAGAATGTGAATGTTAAG GCTGTCTTTGAGCGCTTGGTGGATATTATATGCGATAAGATGTCGGAGAGTCTGGATGCGGATCCAACGTTAGTGGGCGGCTCACAGAAGGGACAGCGCTTGACGGATCAGACGCAGGGCACGCCCAATGccaattgtaattgttaa